From the Desulfosarcina sp. BuS5 genome, one window contains:
- a CDS encoding DUF2092 domain-containing protein produces MEFSEIRKITIKRPNHLRVEALQSDGDKSLLIFDGKTITLFNASENVYSQTDYPGDVDAAIRYSVAKMGIRVPLARMLLSTFPSEIQKLSTNIDYEEHDILGTAPTDHIVGQTKDIDYQVWIAKDMLPKRIVITYKKAPKQPQFRGDFSDWNSAPKISDDTFIFTPPKGAEKIPTFLPVTESDITNKTHGGVR; encoded by the coding sequence ATTGAGTTCAGCGAGATACGTAAGATAACGATCAAGCGACCGAACCATCTGCGGGTTGAAGCTCTGCAAAGCGACGGCGATAAAAGTCTGCTGATATTCGACGGCAAAACGATTACGCTGTTTAATGCATCCGAGAACGTTTATTCACAAACTGATTATCCCGGCGACGTGGATGCGGCAATTCGCTACTCTGTTGCCAAAATGGGTATACGTGTGCCTCTGGCTCGGATGCTTCTCTCAACCTTCCCGTCAGAAATTCAGAAATTGAGCACTAACATTGATTATGAAGAACACGATATTCTGGGTACAGCGCCTACCGATCATATTGTTGGCCAAACGAAAGACATAGACTACCAGGTCTGGATTGCCAAAGATATGTTACCCAAACGTATCGTAATAACATACAAAAAAGCACCGAAACAGCCTCAGTTCCGGGGTGATTTTTCGGATTGGAATTCGGCACCAAAGATTTCTGATGATACTTTTATCTTCACACCACCAAAAGGTGCCGAAAAAATACCCACTTTCCTTCCGGTAACTGAATCGGACATAACGAACAAAACCCATGGAGGTGTACGATGA
- a CDS encoding FprA family A-type flavoprotein, with amino-acid sequence MKARKIKDRIYWMGSVDWDRRLFDALVPLPDGTSYNAYLIEGSEKTVLIDTVDLPMADELMAQLEGVSRIDYVISQHAEQDHSGTIPQVLEQFPDAKLISTPKAKGLLIDLLQIPEDVFITVKDGETLSLGDKTLKFIYAPWVHWPETMVTYLEEDKILFSCDFFGSHIATTDLYVTDEGRVYEAAKRYYAEIMMPFRSIIKKNLEKLAPYDVEMIAPSHGQLYPRPSFIIDAYRDWITGSLRNTVVLPYISMHESTKKMVDYLVSALVERGVRVEQFNLGVTDIGKLAMALVDAATIVIGTPTILAGPHPYAASGAFLANALRPKTKFLSIIGSYGWGGKTVETLAGMIPNLKVEVIDPVLCKGVPSEDVFKALDDLAATIAEKHKEHNFT; translated from the coding sequence ATGAAAGCAAGAAAAATAAAAGACCGTATTTACTGGATGGGTTCTGTGGATTGGGACAGGCGTCTATTTGACGCTCTTGTACCTCTTCCGGACGGAACAAGCTATAACGCGTATCTCATTGAGGGGAGTGAAAAGACCGTTCTGATAGATACAGTTGATTTGCCCATGGCTGATGAACTTATGGCACAGCTTGAGGGCGTCTCACGAATCGATTACGTCATCTCGCAGCACGCGGAGCAGGACCACTCCGGGACAATCCCGCAGGTTCTTGAACAATTTCCTGATGCAAAATTAATATCAACCCCCAAAGCAAAGGGCTTACTCATAGACCTTCTGCAAATACCCGAAGACGTTTTCATAACCGTCAAGGACGGTGAAACTTTATCTCTCGGTGACAAGACCTTGAAATTTATTTACGCCCCCTGGGTTCATTGGCCTGAGACCATGGTAACCTATCTTGAAGAAGACAAGATTCTATTTAGTTGTGATTTTTTCGGGTCGCATATCGCAACAACCGATCTTTATGTTACTGATGAAGGGCGCGTTTATGAGGCAGCAAAACGCTATTATGCCGAAATTATGATGCCTTTCCGGAGCATAATTAAAAAAAATCTGGAGAAACTCGCGCCTTACGATGTAGAAATGATAGCCCCCAGCCATGGGCAGTTATATCCCCGTCCATCATTTATTATTGATGCCTACCGTGACTGGATCACAGGTTCTCTTAGGAATACAGTGGTTCTCCCTTACATATCCATGCACGAAAGCACAAAGAAGATGGTCGATTATCTTGTTTCAGCCCTTGTGGAGAGGGGCGTCAGGGTAGAGCAGTTCAACCTGGGCGTAACCGATATAGGCAAACTCGCCATGGCCCTGGTTGACGCGGCAACAATTGTTATCGGAACTCCCACAATTTTAGCAGGGCCCCACCCTTACGCAGCGTCCGGAGCCTTTCTGGCAAATGCACTGCGGCCAAAGACAAAGTTTCTTTCCATTATAGGTTCATATGGTTGGGGAGGCAAGACCGTAGAAACACTGGCGGGAATGATTCCCAATCTCAAGGTAGAGGTCATAGACCCGGTCCTTTGCAAGGGAGTGCCTTCAGAGGATGTTTTTAAGGCGTTGGATGACCTCGCTGCCACTATTGCGGAAAAGCATAAAGAGCACAACTTTACTTAG
- a CDS encoding PspA/IM30 family protein produces the protein MSIFRRIFKIGQASINKTIDGLEKPEVMLEQAIRDQQKRIGDVKKSVQGVIATERQTKALLDREQENKNIWEQKASAALQAGREDLATKALVRSEEHEQKAGSLKPQWEMQRSEIEKLKSSIRQMEDELADLKRNKDIIIAQSKAAQAKKEIYEAKAKIGTNKTTDLIDRMKAKAERVSYEAAAAEEIADEATGDSLEKEFQDLGDGVAGQSVQDKLAALKAKLQ, from the coding sequence ATGAGTATTTTTCGAAGAATATTTAAAATAGGTCAGGCTAGTATAAATAAAACAATTGACGGACTGGAAAAACCGGAAGTTATGCTTGAGCAGGCAATTCGTGATCAGCAAAAACGTATTGGTGATGTTAAAAAAAGCGTTCAAGGGGTTATAGCGACTGAAAGACAAACTAAAGCTCTCCTTGATCGGGAGCAGGAAAATAAAAATATCTGGGAGCAAAAAGCATCGGCAGCTTTACAAGCCGGAAGAGAGGATCTTGCTACCAAAGCCCTGGTCCGTAGTGAAGAGCATGAGCAAAAAGCCGGGTCCCTGAAACCACAGTGGGAAATGCAACGGTCTGAAATTGAGAAGCTTAAAAGCAGTATCCGGCAAATGGAGGATGAGCTGGCAGATCTAAAAAGGAATAAAGATATTATCATAGCCCAGAGTAAAGCAGCTCAAGCCAAGAAAGAGATATACGAAGCAAAAGCGAAGATTGGGACAAACAAAACAACTGATTTAATTGACCGAATGAAAGCCAAGGCAGAACGAGTTTCCTATGAAGCGGCAGCGGCGGAAGAGATTGCAGATGAAGCTACCGGCGACTCCCTGGAAAAAGAGTTTCAAGATCTCGGAGATGGTGTTGCCGGGCAATCGGTACAGGATAAGCTTGCGGCATTGAAAGCAAAGTTGCAATAA
- a CDS encoding helix-turn-helix domain-containing protein: MFNFKTMTDDAVLEELGRRLERRRIDLKLTQAKLAEQAGVSKRTLERMEAGAVTQTRNLIRILRMLDLLQGFEQLIPVTGPSPMDLLKFKGKERKRASSSSAVKQSPKTWSWGDDS; the protein is encoded by the coding sequence ATGTTTAACTTTAAAACAATGACGGATGATGCTGTTCTTGAAGAGCTTGGCAGGCGGCTTGAACGTCGACGGATTGATCTTAAGCTAACACAAGCGAAATTAGCCGAGCAGGCCGGTGTGTCCAAGAGAACGCTTGAACGGATGGAAGCCGGGGCTGTGACGCAAACGCGGAACCTCATTCGTATCCTTCGGATGCTCGATCTCCTGCAGGGTTTCGAGCAACTGATTCCTGTGACCGGCCCAAGCCCCATGGACCTGCTTAAATTTAAAGGAAAGGAGCGAAAGCGCGCCTCGTCAAGCAGCGCCGTGAAACAGTCCCCTAAAACCTGGTCCTGGGGTGATGACTCATGA
- a CDS encoding 2-amino-3,7-dideoxy-D-threo-hept-6-ulosonate synthase, whose translation MTFLGKQIRMERILNRNTGRTVIVPMDHGLSVGPIPGVIDMRNAVRKVAEGGANAIVEHKGLVKAGHRREGNDIGLIIHLSGSTSLSPFPNSKSLVCSVEEAVKLGADAVSIHVNIGDDNEKDMLKDFGLVSYEARTWGMPLLAMIYPRGEKIKDEYDVKFVKHAARIGDEMGADIVKVSYTGSPESFREVVSGCSVPVVIAGGEKMDSDQAILEMVKGSIDAGGSGVSIGRNVFQHRDSTRMVRAISLIVNENGTVDEALGILG comes from the coding sequence ATGACATTTCTAGGAAAACAAATCAGGATGGAGCGGATTTTAAATCGGAATACCGGCAGAACCGTCATTGTTCCGATGGATCACGGTCTTTCCGTAGGTCCCATACCGGGTGTGATAGATATGAGAAACGCAGTCCGGAAAGTGGCGGAAGGCGGGGCTAACGCTATTGTTGAACATAAAGGTCTCGTTAAGGCAGGACATCGCAGAGAGGGTAATGATATAGGATTGATAATACATCTTTCCGGATCAACAAGCCTGTCTCCTTTCCCGAATTCCAAGTCACTGGTATGCTCTGTGGAAGAGGCTGTAAAACTTGGGGCAGATGCAGTCTCCATACATGTGAACATAGGTGATGATAATGAAAAGGATATGTTGAAGGATTTCGGCCTGGTAAGTTATGAAGCTCGGACATGGGGGATGCCGCTTCTTGCCATGATTTATCCCAGGGGAGAGAAGATCAAGGATGAATATGATGTGAAATTTGTAAAGCACGCGGCACGTATCGGTGACGAGATGGGCGCTGATATTGTCAAGGTTTCATACACCGGAAGTCCTGAATCATTTCGTGAAGTAGTTTCGGGCTGTTCGGTGCCGGTGGTAATAGCCGGGGGCGAAAAGATGGATTCCGACCAGGCAATACTGGAGATGGTTAAAGGCTCGATAGATGCCGGGGGATCGGGTGTATCAATAGGCCGTAATGTTTTTCAGCATAGGGATTCAACACGAATGGTGCGTGCCATATCCTTGATTGTAAATGAGAACGGAACCGTTGATGAAGCTCTTGGAATACTTGGATAA
- a CDS encoding type II toxin-antitoxin system HipA family toxin: protein MSQVAEVKLWERTIGALSLEEGKEVADFEYDPAFAGSGIEIAPLTMPLANRVYSFPELSRMTFRGLPGLIADSLPDRFGHALIDVWLATRGQPPESFNAVERLCYIGRRGMGALEFEPAIGPKARKSTRVQVDKLVELASEILTHRKNLKVSFAGKKKERALREILKVGTSAGGARAKAVIAWNPLTNEVRSGQIPAGEGFEYWLLKFDGVKGNKDKEIEDPKGYGVIEYTYYKMATDAGITMSECRLFEENNRRHFMTRRFDRLDNGEKLHMQSLCALAHYDFNMAGAYAYEQALLVIRQLGLPMSAIEEQFRRMAFNIISRNQDDHVKNIAFLMDKSGKWSLSPAFDITYSFNPSGKWTVSHQMTMNGKRDNFRMEDFKACAMVASMKRGRAETIVNEVLKTVSRWRDYADEAGVSPLWRDGIQQTLRLKIL, encoded by the coding sequence ATGAGTCAGGTTGCCGAAGTTAAACTCTGGGAGCGTACAATAGGAGCGCTATCTCTTGAAGAAGGTAAGGAGGTGGCCGATTTTGAGTATGATCCGGCTTTTGCCGGCAGCGGGATTGAGATAGCGCCTCTGACAATGCCCCTTGCTAATAGAGTTTATTCCTTTCCTGAATTATCCAGAATGACTTTTCGCGGACTCCCGGGATTGATAGCTGATTCGTTGCCGGACAGATTCGGCCATGCTCTCATTGATGTCTGGCTGGCCACTCGCGGACAACCACCGGAATCGTTTAATGCCGTTGAACGTCTCTGCTATATTGGCAGAAGGGGAATGGGTGCCCTGGAGTTTGAGCCCGCCATAGGACCGAAAGCCCGCAAGTCCACCCGCGTTCAAGTCGATAAACTCGTTGAGCTCGCATCGGAAATTCTGACACATCGCAAAAATCTGAAGGTATCCTTTGCCGGCAAAAAAAAGGAACGGGCCCTAAGAGAAATTCTGAAAGTCGGTACCTCGGCAGGCGGCGCAAGGGCAAAGGCTGTAATTGCCTGGAATCCATTAACCAATGAAGTGCGATCCGGTCAGATCCCGGCGGGTGAAGGTTTTGAGTATTGGTTGCTTAAATTTGATGGTGTTAAGGGCAACAAGGATAAAGAAATCGAGGACCCAAAAGGGTATGGGGTAATTGAATATACCTATTACAAGATGGCAACCGATGCCGGAATAACCATGAGTGAATGCCGGCTATTCGAAGAGAACAACAGGCGGCATTTCATGACCAGGCGCTTTGATCGACTCGACAACGGGGAAAAGTTACATATGCAGTCTCTATGTGCGCTGGCGCATTACGATTTCAATATGGCCGGGGCCTATGCCTACGAGCAGGCGCTGCTCGTCATCAGGCAACTGGGTCTGCCTATGAGTGCGATTGAGGAACAGTTTCGCAGGATGGCCTTCAACATCATTTCGCGGAACCAGGACGATCATGTGAAAAATATAGCCTTCCTGATGGATAAATCAGGAAAATGGTCGCTTTCTCCGGCCTTTGACATCACTTACAGCTTTAATCCTTCCGGCAAATGGACAGTTAGCCACCAGATGACGATGAACGGCAAGCGCGATAACTTTAGAATGGAAGACTTCAAAGCATGCGCCATGGTTGCCTCGATGAAGCGGGGACGCGCCGAGACGATTGTTAACGAGGTGCTTAAAACAGTATCGCGCTGGAGAGATTATGCAGATGAAGCCGGAGTTTCCCCTTTATGGCGAGACGGGATTCAACAGACACTTCGCCTGAAAATATTATGA
- a CDS encoding DUF350 domain-containing protein: MDFISEYLSIADALNCIHFEGLAYFFVVFIVLWFGKLINDLFTSYSIDNELTGRDNKALAVSYVGYLMAQGIIVLEILQGPEASSLVIDLGLIILWSLIGILLLNLSRYINDKLILSKFSNRKEIIDDKNIGMGVVQFGSYIGTAFILKAIIAGESEGFFSDLCGTVIFFIVGQLGFLVFSIIYQKITVYDLHDQIEKDNIAAGVSFGATLVAIGILMSHSIMITNSIPAFFVWFVNGMVLIIISRFIVDKIILPRHRLDDEICLDRNWGVALIEGGSAIMLALLINASFA, from the coding sequence ATGGACTTTATTTCAGAATATCTATCCATTGCAGATGCGCTTAATTGCATCCACTTTGAAGGGCTGGCATATTTTTTTGTTGTTTTTATTGTATTATGGTTTGGAAAACTGATTAATGACTTATTTACCAGTTACAGCATTGATAATGAACTGACCGGCAGGGACAATAAAGCCCTTGCTGTTTCTTATGTGGGCTATTTAATGGCCCAGGGGATTATTGTTTTAGAGATCTTGCAGGGGCCTGAGGCATCAAGCCTTGTGATTGATCTTGGTTTAATAATATTATGGAGTTTAATCGGAATTCTTTTGCTTAACCTCTCCCGATATATTAATGATAAATTGATTTTAAGTAAATTCAGCAACCGTAAAGAGATTATTGACGACAAAAATATCGGCATGGGTGTGGTCCAGTTTGGAAGTTATATCGGGACTGCTTTTATTTTAAAGGCAATTATTGCCGGAGAATCCGAAGGGTTTTTTTCTGATTTATGTGGAACGGTCATATTCTTTATAGTTGGGCAATTGGGGTTTCTTGTTTTCAGTATAATTTATCAAAAAATTACTGTATATGATCTTCATGATCAAATAGAAAAAGATAACATAGCTGCCGGTGTCAGTTTTGGTGCAACACTGGTGGCTATCGGAATTTTAATGTCCCATTCAATTATGATAACAAATTCGATTCCTGCATTCTTTGTATGGTTTGTCAATGGTATGGTTTTGATTATCATCTCACGTTTTATTGTCGATAAGATTATTCTTCCCAGGCACAGGCTTGATGATGAAATCTGTCTTGACAGAAACTGGGGAGTAGCTCTGATCGAAGGCGGCTCGGCGATTATGCTTGCATTACTGATTAATGCAAGTTTTGCATAG
- a CDS encoding 7-carboxy-7-deazaguanine synthase QueE: MALLVNEIFFSIQGESLFSGLATVFVRLSGCNLKCPYCDTKYAWQEGKTIDTDEIVKRVSSYKCGLVEITGGEPLLQDETPRLIYILLEKGYKVLLETNGSIDIKIVDDRCIKIVDIKCPASGESDKNNMINLKRLTCNDQVKFVITDRHDYDYAKKIIKLIKTDFPKGNILFSPVTGLLPLERLAGWMLQDNLQVRLHIQLHKFIWPGRERGV, encoded by the coding sequence ATGGCCCTTTTAGTCAATGAAATTTTTTTCAGCATCCAGGGGGAATCTTTATTCAGCGGCCTGGCAACTGTTTTTGTACGGCTTAGCGGCTGCAATTTAAAATGTCCATACTGTGATACAAAATACGCATGGCAGGAAGGCAAAACAATCGACACGGATGAGATAGTTAAACGTGTCTCATCTTATAAATGCGGCCTTGTGGAAATAACCGGCGGAGAGCCGCTGCTGCAGGATGAAACCCCCAGGTTAATATATATCCTCCTGGAAAAAGGTTATAAAGTATTGTTGGAGACAAACGGAAGCATCGATATCAAGATTGTGGATGACCGGTGTATAAAAATTGTCGACATAAAATGCCCTGCCAGCGGTGAATCAGACAAAAATAACATGATAAATCTGAAAAGACTTACATGCAACGACCAGGTAAAATTTGTAATAACAGATCGCCATGATTATGATTATGCAAAAAAAATTATCAAATTAATCAAAACCGATTTTCCAAAAGGAAATATTCTGTTCTCACCTGTTACCGGTTTACTCCCGCTCGAAAGACTCGCCGGCTGGATGCTGCAGGACAATCTGCAGGTCAGGCTTCACATACAACTGCACAAATTCATCTGGCCGGGCAGGGAACGGGGGGTATAG
- the manA gene encoding mannose-6-phosphate isomerase, class I, with amino-acid sequence MKSAGLLKNTIQEYGWGSHTHIARLMGSAEPSEKPQAELWMGAHPKAPSRVMIGGKWIGLDRLIERDPEGILGKEIAKKFNNRFPYLFKVLAAARPLSIQAHPDILQAKKGFLKENLRGIPLDAPDRNYKDENHKPEIICALTPFWALNGFRRIKDTIYFMERVCGSGLSMEIGYIRKEPDSAGLKKFFNSLMSIEESRCAKIIDEAVSNARNLAENNDVYRWIIKLRDEYPEDIGVLSPVFLNLVCLKPGQAMFLPAGELHAYLEGLGIELMANSDNVLRGGLTSKHIDLPELLNTLNFQERDPDILEPVLRSNNESTYVSGAEEFVLSVITLKEGEKYRSAADRSAEIILCIKGEATLLEAGIEKELILSQGNSVLIPAAVEKYSISGDAVFYKAACVGDFFAKVKKNIDIKKKSI; translated from the coding sequence ATGAAAAGTGCCGGATTGCTGAAAAATACCATCCAGGAATATGGATGGGGTTCCCATACTCATATTGCACGGCTTATGGGCAGCGCGGAACCTTCTGAAAAACCCCAGGCTGAGCTTTGGATGGGGGCTCACCCCAAGGCTCCTTCCCGTGTAATGATCGGGGGGAAATGGATCGGCCTGGATAGATTGATCGAGAGAGATCCCGAAGGAATTCTTGGTAAGGAGATCGCAAAAAAATTTAATAATCGGTTTCCTTATCTTTTTAAAGTGCTTGCGGCGGCAAGACCTTTGTCCATACAGGCCCATCCGGATATTTTACAGGCCAAAAAAGGCTTTTTAAAAGAAAACCTGCGCGGGATTCCACTGGATGCCCCTGACAGAAACTATAAGGATGAGAATCATAAGCCGGAAATAATATGCGCCCTTACGCCCTTTTGGGCTCTGAATGGATTCAGGAGAATAAAAGATACCATATATTTTATGGAAAGGGTTTGCGGTTCCGGGTTAAGCATGGAAATCGGTTATATCAGGAAAGAACCCGATTCGGCCGGTCTTAAAAAGTTTTTTAACAGTCTTATGAGCATTGAAGAGAGCCGCTGCGCCAAAATAATAGATGAGGCTGTTTCCAATGCGCGTAATCTTGCAGAGAATAATGATGTATATAGATGGATAATCAAACTGCGGGATGAATATCCGGAAGATATTGGTGTGCTCTCCCCGGTATTTCTCAATCTTGTATGCCTTAAGCCCGGTCAGGCTATGTTTCTTCCGGCAGGTGAACTGCATGCCTATCTTGAAGGGCTGGGTATAGAACTTATGGCAAATTCGGACAATGTATTAAGGGGCGGTCTTACCTCCAAGCATATCGATCTGCCTGAGCTGTTAAATACTTTGAACTTCCAGGAGAGGGATCCGGATATTCTTGAGCCTGTCTTAAGGTCGAACAATGAGAGTACTTATGTTTCAGGGGCTGAAGAGTTTGTACTTTCCGTGATAACCTTGAAAGAAGGAGAAAAATATAGAAGCGCAGCAGACCGGAGCGCGGAGATTATACTTTGCATAAAAGGTGAAGCGACCTTACTCGAAGCGGGCATAGAAAAAGAACTGATACTCTCTCAAGGGAATTCCGTGTTGATCCCTGCTGCTGTTGAAAAATATTCTATTTCGGGTGATGCTGTTTTTTACAAGGCTGCGTGTGTGGGAGATTTTTTTGCAAAAGTAAAAAAAAATATTGACATAAAAAAAAAATCAATATAA
- a CDS encoding TIGR02757 family protein: MARRDSTDTSPENIMTRTLLINKPQLEHLYELYNSRKWVHPDPLEFLYNYPDSRDVEVVGLIASALAYGRVAQILKSVSVVLEKMGSSPYDFLLSLTPSSLMRIYSGFKHRFTTGDDLVRMLIGARSVIKQYGSLYNCFFSGFSDQDDTIFNGLSFLVKELVKKYDGQKNSLLALPGKGSACKRWNLYLRWMVRNDRVDPGEWAGISPSRLIIPLDTHMHRICLLMGLTKRKNADMRTALEITGAFRKIEPKDPVRYDFALTRLGIRDDADLDAFLTQASHY, translated from the coding sequence ATGGCGAGACGGGATTCAACAGACACTTCGCCTGAAAATATTATGACCCGAACCCTGTTAATAAATAAGCCACAGCTTGAGCATCTCTATGAGCTCTATAACTCCCGTAAATGGGTCCATCCCGACCCCCTTGAATTCCTTTATAATTACCCTGATTCAAGAGATGTTGAGGTTGTCGGCCTTATAGCATCGGCCCTGGCCTATGGCAGGGTGGCCCAGATTCTGAAAAGCGTTTCAGTTGTTCTTGAAAAAATGGGATCGTCCCCGTATGATTTCCTGCTGTCGCTCACGCCCTCATCCCTGATGCGTATTTATTCGGGTTTTAAGCACCGTTTTACTACAGGCGATGATCTTGTCCGGATGCTTATCGGCGCACGATCTGTGATTAAGCAGTACGGTTCTCTTTATAACTGTTTTTTTTCCGGTTTCAGCGATCAGGATGATACCATTTTCAATGGGCTTTCTTTTCTGGTAAAGGAACTTGTAAAAAAGTATGATGGACAAAAAAACAGCCTTTTGGCTTTACCCGGGAAGGGCAGCGCATGCAAGAGATGGAATCTTTACCTTCGGTGGATGGTAAGAAATGACCGGGTGGACCCCGGGGAATGGGCCGGGATAAGCCCCTCCAGGCTCATTATCCCCTTGGATACCCACATGCATCGAATATGTCTTTTAATGGGATTGACAAAACGTAAAAATGCGGACATGCGAACTGCCCTGGAGATAACCGGGGCATTCAGGAAAATCGAACCTAAAGACCCGGTCCGCTATGATTTTGCCCTTACACGTTTAGGAATTAGAGACGATGCCGACCTTGACGCCTTCCTGACACAAGCTTCTCACTATTAG
- a CDS encoding S-adenosylmethionine decarboxylase family protein: MKPEIFEFSSWLNSSDSKALQEIFDVLLKKSGFTILNFIDHTFIPHGYTAIWLLSDSHFAIHTFPEKKQAYIQLSSCNKKKYDIFMNMLKKSLIVRSLCQEGVKVGIVSNS, translated from the coding sequence ATGAAACCGGAGATTTTTGAATTTTCATCATGGCTTAATTCTTCAGATTCAAAAGCGCTTCAAGAGATATTTGATGTGCTTTTGAAAAAGAGTGGCTTTACTATACTCAATTTTATTGATCATACTTTTATTCCGCATGGTTATACAGCAATTTGGCTTCTCAGCGACAGCCATTTTGCGATTCATACCTTTCCTGAAAAAAAACAAGCCTATATTCAGTTAAGCAGTTGTAATAAAAAAAAATACGATATTTTTATGAATATGCTTAAAAAATCTCTAATAGTGAGAAGCTTGTGTCAGGAAGGCGTCAAGGTCGGCATCGTCTCTAATTCCTAA
- a CDS encoding CBS domain-containing protein, whose translation MRIVTTHKNTDFDALASLIAATIIYPDAIPVLPKNVNPNVKRFISIHKDLFRIYTSKEIDLEKVDSLVVVDINDWSRLEGMEALVDKDGLEIILWDHHQAAGNIIPGWKCHEEMGANITLMARSLKKEKKIFSPIHATLFMAGLYEDTGNLTFHSTRVEDVYAAAYFLESGADLNVVSSFLSPAYGVRQKEILFEMIRSAKRIKVNGYSICFNKVDVSGHVEGLAVVVRMCRELLNVDAAFGIFLNRERGMCIVIGRSNIDGINIGRIMQSIGGGGHKGAGSAVVRTLKPDAVEEMITDLIEGDQRSSVHISDLMSFPVFTLSSDESMRKAEDALREKEYTGIPVVHEDKLVGILSRRDFKKLRKDSQLDAPIRAFMSTNVIAVEPGKSIMKAAKLMVKHDIGRLPVMENGQIIGIITRSDVMLYFYDLLPD comes from the coding sequence ATGCGTATAGTGACTACACACAAAAATACTGATTTTGATGCACTTGCTTCTCTGATTGCGGCAACTATTATCTATCCTGATGCAATTCCGGTGCTCCCTAAAAATGTAAACCCGAATGTAAAAAGATTTATATCCATTCATAAGGACCTTTTCAGGATATACACTTCCAAAGAAATTGATTTGGAGAAGGTGGACAGCCTTGTTGTCGTGGATATTAATGACTGGAGCCGTCTGGAGGGCATGGAGGCGCTTGTCGATAAGGATGGTCTTGAAATTATTTTGTGGGATCATCATCAGGCGGCCGGTAATATTATTCCAGGCTGGAAATGCCATGAGGAGATGGGCGCCAACATTACGTTGATGGCGCGCAGTCTTAAAAAAGAAAAAAAAATTTTTTCTCCCATTCATGCAACTCTTTTCATGGCCGGCCTGTATGAAGATACAGGTAATCTTACCTTTCATTCCACCAGGGTGGAAGATGTTTATGCCGCCGCGTATTTCCTTGAGAGCGGGGCGGATTTGAATGTTGTCTCTTCGTTTTTAAGCCCGGCATACGGCGTGAGGCAGAAAGAAATTCTGTTTGAGATGATAAGATCTGCAAAGAGAATCAAGGTTAATGGCTATAGCATATGTTTTAACAAAGTTGATGTAAGCGGTCATGTGGAGGGGCTGGCCGTTGTTGTCCGGATGTGCAGGGAGTTATTGAATGTCGATGCTGCTTTCGGTATCTTTCTTAACCGGGAGAGAGGCATGTGCATTGTAATAGGCCGCAGCAATATTGACGGCATTAATATCGGCCGCATTATGCAGAGTATTGGCGGCGGCGGACATAAAGGAGCCGGTTCGGCCGTTGTCAGAACATTAAAACCCGATGCTGTCGAGGAAATGATTACAGACCTGATAGAGGGTGATCAGCGGTCTTCTGTACATATAAGCGATCTTATGTCGTTTCCGGTTTTTACTTTATCTTCCGATGAAAGCATGCGAAAGGCTGAGGATGCGCTCAGAGAAAAGGAGTATACCGGGATTCCTGTTGTTCATGAAGATAAACTGGTTGGGATATTGTCGCGCCGTGATTTTAAGAAACTCAGGAAAGATTCACAGCTGGATGCGCCGATCAGGGCTTTTATGAGTACTAATGTTATTGCAGTGGAGCCCGGCAAAAGTATTATGAAAGCAGCAAAGTTGATGGTGAAACATGACATAGGGCGGCTGCCTGTTATGGAGAATGGGCAGATCATCGGTATTATTACAAGGTCTGATGTTATGTTATATTTTTATGATCTCCTGCCGGACTAA